In Prosthecomicrobium sp. N25, one DNA window encodes the following:
- a CDS encoding glycerophosphodiester phosphodiesterase family protein — MDLAFLTRRPIAHRGYHDIGAGRVENTLSAFRAAIDRDFAIECDLQLTADGEAVVFHDFTLDRLTTGSGRVDALPLAAVQAVAFKAAPDERIPTLRQMLDLVAGRVPLVIEIKSEFRRPADLRLVARAVEVLKGYAGPFACMSFDPEMVAALGRLAPGFVRGIVADDATDPDHYGDLGALERFALRHILHAPRTRPHFVSYAIRHLPAPGPTLLRKVFGRPLICWTVRTAEQRAKAARETDQITFEGFDADVPA, encoded by the coding sequence ATGGACCTCGCGTTCCTGACGCGCCGGCCGATCGCCCATCGCGGCTACCACGACATCGGAGCCGGACGGGTGGAGAACACCCTGTCGGCCTTCCGGGCCGCGATCGACCGCGACTTCGCCATCGAGTGCGACCTGCAGCTCACCGCCGACGGCGAGGCAGTGGTGTTCCACGACTTCACGCTCGACCGGCTGACGACCGGCTCCGGGCGGGTCGACGCCCTGCCGCTCGCGGCCGTCCAGGCGGTCGCCTTCAAGGCGGCGCCGGATGAACGCATCCCGACGCTCCGGCAGATGCTGGACCTCGTGGCGGGCCGCGTGCCGCTCGTCATCGAGATCAAGAGCGAGTTCCGGCGGCCGGCCGACCTCAGGCTGGTCGCCCGCGCCGTCGAGGTCCTGAAGGGCTATGCCGGCCCCTTCGCGTGCATGTCGTTCGACCCGGAGATGGTCGCCGCGCTCGGGCGGCTCGCGCCGGGCTTCGTGCGCGGCATCGTCGCCGACGACGCCACGGATCCGGACCACTACGGCGACCTCGGGGCGCTCGAGCGCTTCGCCCTCCGCCACATCCTCCATGCGCCGCGCACGCGGCCCCACTTCGTCTCCTACGCCATCCGCCATCTGCCGGCGCCCGGGCCGACCCTGCTGCGCAAGGTGTTCGGCCGGCCGCTCATCTGCTGGACGGTGCGCACGGCGGAGCAGCGTGCCAAGGCGGCGCGGGAGACCGACCAGATCACCTTCGAGGGCTTCGACGCCGACGTACCGGCCTGA
- a CDS encoding RidA family protein, with amino-acid sequence MSAIEKRLADLGVSLPNPAKPAANYVPAVQTGNLLFISGQLPMGANGLEHTGQLGAGTEIEAGQAAARLCAINILAQVRAHTGDLDRIVRCVKLTGFVSSAPGFGDQPKVVNGASDFIVEVLGDKGRHSRSAVGVSALPFGAAVEVEAIFEIA; translated from the coding sequence ATGAGCGCGATCGAGAAGCGTCTCGCCGATCTCGGCGTGAGCCTGCCGAACCCGGCCAAGCCCGCCGCCAACTATGTCCCGGCCGTGCAGACGGGCAACCTGCTCTTCATCTCCGGCCAGCTCCCGATGGGGGCGAACGGCCTGGAGCACACCGGACAGCTCGGTGCGGGAACCGAGATCGAAGCCGGCCAGGCGGCCGCGCGGCTCTGCGCCATCAACATCCTCGCCCAGGTGCGCGCGCACACCGGCGACCTCGACCGCATCGTCCGCTGCGTGAAGCTGACCGGCTTCGTCAGCTCGGCGCCGGGCTTCGGCGACCAGCCCAAGGTGGTCAACGGAGCGTCGGACTTCATCGTCGAGGTGCTCGGCGACAAGGGCCGGCATTCGCGCTCCGCCGTCGGCGTCTCCGCCCTGCCCTTCGGCGCGGCGGTCGAGGTCGAAGCCATCTTCGAGATCGCCTGA
- a CDS encoding cell envelope integrity EipB family protein, with protein MRRVIASAAVGLAALALATGSRAAEAPSATVAGLKPHRAVYELTLASRTDKSEIGNVTGRLVYEFVGSACDGFTTQFRLVTRLENTDGRARISDMRTSSFEDAAGKTFDFLSQNFLEQQMTDESKGTAQRSDAGIVAKVTRPVDRTVNLPPDANFPTQHMTRLIDAAKEGRSVAQVKLYDGSEGGERLYDTTAIIGKVVEGADDVGDEKAADKPGLAAARRWPMTVSYFDPAKRERGEDTPEYQLSFLLYENGISRRLKLDYGDFALSGKMSELDLIDQPSSCH; from the coding sequence ATGCGCCGTGTCATCGCATCCGCCGCCGTCGGCCTGGCCGCCCTGGCGCTCGCGACCGGATCCCGGGCCGCCGAGGCGCCGTCGGCGACGGTCGCCGGCCTGAAACCGCACCGGGCCGTCTACGAGCTGACGCTCGCCTCGCGGACGGACAAGTCCGAGATCGGCAACGTGACCGGCCGCCTCGTCTATGAATTCGTCGGCTCCGCCTGCGACGGCTTCACCACCCAGTTCCGGCTGGTCACCCGGCTGGAGAACACCGACGGACGGGCGAGGATCTCCGACATGCGCACCTCCTCCTTCGAGGACGCGGCCGGCAAGACCTTCGACTTCCTGAGCCAGAATTTCCTCGAGCAGCAGATGACGGACGAATCGAAGGGCACCGCCCAGCGCTCGGACGCCGGCATCGTCGCCAAGGTCACGCGGCCGGTCGACCGAACCGTCAACCTGCCGCCCGACGCGAATTTCCCCACCCAGCACATGACGCGCCTTATCGACGCCGCCAAGGAGGGCCGCAGCGTCGCCCAGGTGAAGCTCTACGACGGCTCGGAGGGGGGCGAGCGGCTCTACGACACCACCGCCATCATCGGCAAGGTGGTCGAGGGCGCTGACGACGTCGGCGACGAGAAGGCGGCCGACAAGCCCGGGCTCGCGGCTGCGCGCCGGTGGCCCATGACGGTCTCCTACTTCGACCCGGCCAAGCGCGAGCGCGGCGAGGACACGCCGGAGTATCAGCTCTCCTTCCTGCTCTACGAGAACGGCATCAGCCGCCGCCTGAAGCTCGACTACGGCGACTTCGCGCTGAGCGGCAAGATGAGCGAACTGGACCTGATCGACCAGCCGTCCTCCTGCCATTGA
- a CDS encoding DNA polymerase IV → MAGGGDLTPAATGFCRDCLAPVRPGAFRCAACGSPRILDHPELADLSIAHVDCDAFYAAIEKRDDPSLRDVPVIIGGGKRGVVSTACYLARIHGVKSAMPMFKALKACPGAVVVKPNMEKYARVGREVRQMMLELTPLVEPLSIDEAFLDLSGTERLHHASPALTLARFARRVEREVGISVSVGLAPNKFLAKMASDLEKPRGFSVIGRRETLAFLAARPVTAIWGVGQALAATLEKDGIRSIGQLQGIAEIDLMRRYGSMGQRLARLSRGEDDRAVSPDREAKSVSAETTFDTDIAEREALEPILRVLAEKVSRRLKAAGIGGTTVVLKMKTQDFRTITRNRKLPDPTQLADRIFRAGQALLARECDGRRFRLIGIGVSDLVAAERCDPGDLVDPGAARRAEAEKAMDRVREKFGRDAVKLGLVFGADRRR, encoded by the coding sequence ATGGCGGGCGGCGGCGACCTCACCCCGGCGGCGACCGGCTTCTGCCGGGACTGCCTCGCGCCCGTGCGGCCGGGGGCTTTCCGCTGTGCGGCCTGCGGCAGCCCGCGGATCCTCGACCACCCGGAACTCGCCGACCTCTCCATCGCGCATGTGGACTGCGACGCCTTCTACGCGGCGATCGAAAAGCGGGACGACCCGTCGCTCCGGGACGTGCCGGTCATCATCGGCGGGGGCAAGCGCGGGGTGGTGTCGACGGCCTGCTACCTCGCGCGCATCCACGGCGTGAAGTCGGCCATGCCGATGTTCAAGGCGCTGAAGGCCTGCCCCGGGGCCGTCGTGGTCAAGCCGAACATGGAGAAATATGCCCGGGTCGGCCGAGAGGTGCGGCAGATGATGCTGGAGCTCACGCCGCTCGTGGAGCCGCTGTCGATCGACGAGGCGTTCCTGGACCTCTCGGGCACGGAGCGGCTCCACCACGCCTCGCCGGCGCTGACGCTCGCCCGCTTCGCCCGCCGCGTGGAGCGGGAGGTGGGGATCTCGGTCTCGGTCGGGCTCGCGCCCAACAAGTTCCTGGCCAAGATGGCCTCCGACCTGGAGAAGCCCCGCGGCTTCTCGGTGATCGGGCGGAGGGAGACGCTCGCCTTCCTGGCGGCGCGGCCGGTCACCGCGATCTGGGGGGTGGGCCAGGCCCTCGCCGCGACCCTGGAGAAGGACGGCATCCGCAGCATCGGCCAGCTCCAGGGCATAGCGGAGATCGACCTGATGCGGCGCTACGGCTCGATGGGGCAGCGCCTGGCGCGCCTGTCGCGCGGCGAGGACGACCGGGCGGTCAGCCCCGACCGCGAGGCGAAGAGCGTCTCGGCGGAGACGACCTTCGATACCGACATCGCCGAGCGGGAAGCGCTGGAGCCGATCCTGCGGGTGCTGGCCGAGAAGGTCTCGCGCAGGCTGAAGGCGGCCGGCATCGGCGGCACGACGGTCGTCCTCAAGATGAAGACCCAGGACTTCCGGACGATCACGCGGAACCGGAAGCTGCCGGACCCGACCCAGCTCGCCGACCGCATCTTCCGGGCCGGGCAGGCGCTGCTGGCGCGGGAGTGCGACGGGCGGCGCTTCAGGCTGATCGGCATCGGCGTGTCGGACCTGGTCGCCGCGGAACGCTGCGACCCCGGGGACCTGGTCGATCCGGGCGCGGCACGGCGCGCGGAGGCCGAGAAGGCGATGGACCGTGTGCGCGAGAAGTTCGGCCGCGACGCCGTCAAGCTCGGGCTGGTGTTCGGGGCGGACCGGCGGCGCTAG
- a CDS encoding DUF3572 domain-containing protein, whose protein sequence is MARESLSADDAEKIAVSALGFLAGRPEHLGRFLAETGLGPETIRAAASDPRFLAAVLAFLMGDEAVLLEFTEALRLRPTLVAIAHHRLAGERGE, encoded by the coding sequence ATGGCCCGCGAATCCCTGTCCGCCGACGACGCCGAAAAGATCGCGGTTTCAGCGCTCGGCTTCCTGGCCGGGCGGCCTGAGCATCTGGGACGATTCCTGGCGGAGACCGGGCTCGGGCCGGAGACGATCCGGGCCGCGGCGTCCGATCCCCGGTTCCTGGCCGCCGTGCTCGCCTTCCTGATGGGCGACGAGGCCGTCCTCCTGGAATTCACCGAGGCGCTCCGGCTGCGGCCGACGCTCGTCGCCATCGCGCACCATCGGTTGGCTGGGGAGCGGGGCGAATGA
- a CDS encoding response regulator translates to MGKTVLIVEDNELNMKLFNDLLEAHGYKTLQTRNGLDAMEIARAHKPDLILMDIQLPEVSGLEVTKWLKEDDELRSIPVIAVTAFAMKGDEERIRQGGCEAYISKPISVAKFLETVRSYLGDA, encoded by the coding sequence ATGGGGAAGACCGTCCTGATCGTCGAGGACAACGAGCTCAACATGAAGCTCTTCAACGACCTCCTCGAGGCGCACGGCTACAAGACGCTCCAGACCCGCAACGGTCTCGACGCCATGGAGATCGCGCGCGCCCACAAGCCCGACCTCATCCTGATGGACATTCAGCTGCCCGAGGTCTCGGGCCTGGAGGTCACCAAATGGCTGAAGGAGGACGACGAGCTCCGGTCCATCCCGGTCATCGCCGTCACCGCCTTCGCGATGAAGGGCGACGAGGAGCGGATCCGGCAGGGCGGCTGCGAGGCCTACATCTCGAAGCCGATCTCCGTCGCCAAGTTTTTGGAAACCGTTCGGTCGTATCTTGGCGATGCGTAA
- a CDS encoding PleD family two-component system response regulator, translating into MTARVLVVDDILANVKLLEARLTAEYFEVMSAMSGLEALTICEQAQPDIVLLDVMMPGMDGFEVCRRLRANPTTAHIPVIMVTALDQVADRVKGLEAGADDFLTKPVSDIALVTRVKSLTRLKMLTDELRMRSATGRELGFENEVDIDQIVGTRKGRILIVDDRRSTYERLQSMLATAHEVLVETDPQEALIKAAEGNFELIMISLGMAGYDPLRLCSQLRSLDRTRMMPILLVVDPEDQARLMRALDIGVNDYLVRPVDRQEMFARVRTQIRRKRFTDHLRDNVQQTIEMAVTDALTGLHNRRYMMSHLSTLVDQSHDRSKPLSLLILDIDFFKSINDTHGHDAGDEVLREFADRIRANVRGIDLCCRYGGEEFVIVMPDTDMALAFVVAERLRQRVAGEPFAISGGRSSLDVTISIGIGSLESRDDNPDTLLKRADLALYRAKKSGRNRVVADAA; encoded by the coding sequence ATGACCGCCCGCGTCCTGGTCGTCGACGACATCCTCGCCAACGTGAAACTGTTGGAGGCGAGGCTGACGGCGGAGTATTTCGAGGTCATGTCGGCCATGAGCGGCCTGGAGGCCCTCACGATCTGCGAGCAGGCCCAGCCCGACATCGTGCTCCTCGACGTGATGATGCCGGGGATGGACGGCTTCGAGGTCTGCCGGCGCCTGCGGGCCAATCCGACCACCGCCCACATTCCCGTCATCATGGTCACAGCGCTCGACCAGGTCGCCGACCGGGTCAAGGGGCTGGAGGCCGGCGCCGACGACTTCCTGACCAAGCCGGTCTCCGACATCGCGCTCGTCACGCGCGTGAAGAGCCTCACCCGGCTCAAGATGCTGACCGATGAACTGCGCATGCGTTCGGCGACCGGCCGCGAGCTCGGCTTCGAGAACGAGGTCGACATCGACCAGATCGTCGGGACCCGGAAGGGCCGCATCCTGATCGTCGACGACCGCCGCTCCACCTACGAGCGCCTGCAGTCGATGCTGGCGACCGCTCACGAGGTCCTCGTCGAGACCGACCCGCAGGAGGCGCTGATCAAGGCGGCGGAGGGCAACTTCGAGCTGATCATGATCAGCCTCGGCATGGCCGGCTACGACCCGCTGCGGCTCTGTTCCCAGCTCCGCTCCCTCGACCGCACCCGCATGATGCCGATCCTCCTCGTGGTCGATCCGGAGGACCAGGCCCGGCTGATGCGCGCCCTCGACATCGGCGTGAACGACTACCTCGTCCGTCCCGTGGACCGGCAGGAGATGTTCGCCCGCGTCCGCACCCAGATCCGCCGCAAGCGCTTCACCGACCATCTGCGCGACAACGTCCAGCAGACGATCGAGATGGCGGTCACCGACGCCCTGACCGGCCTCCACAACCGGCGCTACATGATGAGCCACCTGTCGACCCTGGTCGACCAGTCGCACGACCGCTCCAAGCCGCTCTCCCTGCTCATCCTCGACATCGATTTCTTCAAGTCGATCAACGATACGCACGGCCACGACGCGGGTGACGAGGTGCTCCGCGAATTCGCCGACCGCATCCGTGCGAACGTGCGCGGCATCGATCTCTGCTGCCGCTACGGCGGCGAGGAGTTCGTCATCGTCATGCCGGATACCGACATGGCGCTCGCCTTCGTGGTCGCCGAGCGCCTGCGCCAGCGCGTCGCCGGGGAGCCCTTCGCCATCTCGGGCGGCCGCTCGAGCCTGGACGTGACCATCTCGATCGGCATCGGCTCCCTCGAGAGCCGCGACGACAACCCCGACACCCTCCTGAAGCGCGCCGACCTGGCGCTCTACCGGGCCAAGAAGTCGGGCCGCAACCGCGTCGTGGCCGACGCCGCTTGA
- a CDS encoding alkene reductase produces the protein MAAEALFTPAKFGSIELKNRIVLAPLTRNRARPGTLPSAWAAEYYAQRAGGGLVITEATQVSDDAQGYPDTPGIHTDEQVAAWRAVTDAVHAAGGRIVVQLWHVGRISHSLFRPDGLPPLAPSAVAPKGSVYAPGWQKRDYETPRALEAAEIVRIIGDFRKAAANARRAGFDGVEVHAANGYLIDQFLRDGSNKRTDAYGGPIANRLRFMKEAVEAAIAGWGSADGVGVRLSPHNPYNDMADSDPAALFVAAAAALRPYGLAYLHVIEPVGTEPALAPAMKAASGLPVILNGGFDASSGAAAVAGGVADAIAYGKLFLANPDLPERFRRGAPLNEPDPATFYGGTEKGYVDYPALEASPA, from the coding sequence ATGGCCGCCGAAGCGCTCTTTACGCCCGCAAAGTTCGGAAGTATCGAACTAAAGAACCGGATAGTCCTCGCTCCGCTCACCCGCAACCGGGCCCGTCCGGGCACGCTGCCCTCCGCCTGGGCTGCCGAGTACTACGCCCAGCGCGCCGGGGGCGGCCTCGTGATCACCGAGGCGACCCAGGTCTCCGACGACGCGCAGGGCTATCCGGACACGCCCGGCATCCACACCGACGAGCAGGTCGCCGCCTGGCGGGCCGTCACCGACGCGGTCCACGCAGCCGGCGGCCGCATCGTCGTCCAGCTCTGGCATGTGGGACGCATCTCCCACTCCCTGTTCCGGCCCGACGGCCTGCCCCCGCTCGCTCCCTCGGCTGTCGCCCCGAAGGGCAGCGTCTATGCCCCCGGCTGGCAGAAGCGCGACTACGAGACGCCGCGCGCCCTCGAGGCGGCCGAGATCGTCCGCATCATCGGCGATTTCCGCAAGGCAGCCGCCAATGCACGGCGCGCCGGCTTCGACGGCGTCGAGGTGCATGCCGCCAATGGCTACCTGATCGACCAGTTCCTGCGCGACGGCTCCAACAAGCGCACGGACGCGTACGGCGGTCCCATCGCCAACCGCCTGCGCTTCATGAAGGAGGCCGTCGAGGCGGCGATCGCCGGCTGGGGTTCGGCCGACGGCGTCGGGGTCCGACTGTCGCCCCACAACCCCTACAACGACATGGCCGACTCGGATCCGGCGGCGCTCTTCGTCGCGGCCGCCGCGGCGCTGCGCCCCTACGGCCTCGCCTATCTGCATGTGATCGAGCCGGTCGGGACCGAGCCCGCGCTCGCCCCGGCCATGAAGGCCGCCTCCGGCCTGCCGGTGATCCTGAACGGCGGCTTCGACGCGTCGAGCGGCGCGGCGGCCGTGGCGGGCGGTGTCGCCGACGCCATCGCGTACGGCAAGCTCTTCCTTGCCAACCCCGACCTGCCGGAGCGCTTCCGGCGCGGCGCCCCGCTGAACGAGCCCGACCCGGCGACCTTCTACGGCGGCACCGAGAAGGGCTACGTGGATTACCCGGCGCTGGAGGCCTCGCCGGCCTGA
- the rpmG gene encoding 50S ribosomal protein L33 has protein sequence MAKATTIKIKLVSSADTGYFYVTKKNSRTKTEKLSFKKYDPVAKKHVEFRESKIK, from the coding sequence ATGGCCAAGGCCACCACGATCAAGATCAAGCTCGTGTCCTCCGCCGACACCGGCTATTTTTACGTCACCAAGAAGAACTCGCGCACCAAGACCGAAAAGCTGTCGTTCAAGAAGTACGACCCGGTCGCGAAGAAGCACGTCGAGTTCCGCGAATCCAAGATCAAGTGA
- a CDS encoding MFS transporter codes for MTSPASPSASASMTRTRMAALAAMIASAGAVGTGLSLGLPLLALVLESRGISGSWIGINTAVAGIAALAVTPLVTPLAIRIGTLRLLVAALLTMAVSFLGFHAAREFWVWFPLRFLFHGAIGVAFVMSEFWISSLAPPERRGLVMGIYATVLSLGFAVGPLLLASVGSQGFAPFAIGAAVMASAIGPALMARGEPPPLHGSDGRRSVLGFVRAVPAAMLAVLAFGAVESGAMAILPVYGLRLGHSEADAALMVTAAALGNVALQVPLGLLADRVDRPRLLVTCALVGVAGALALPAASVRFEALLAVLFVWGGVTAGLYTVGITHLGNRYSGADLAAANATFVMMYAVGMMAGPPSIGIGLDAHPPHGAAYVIALLFAAYVGAVAFIGPRRKP; via the coding sequence ATGACCTCGCCCGCCTCGCCGTCCGCCTCCGCCTCGATGACCCGGACGCGCATGGCCGCCCTCGCCGCCATGATCGCCTCGGCCGGGGCGGTGGGAACCGGCCTCAGCCTCGGCCTGCCGCTGCTCGCGCTGGTGCTGGAGTCGCGCGGCATCTCGGGGAGCTGGATCGGTATCAACACCGCGGTCGCCGGCATCGCCGCCCTGGCGGTGACGCCGCTGGTGACTCCCCTGGCGATCCGGATCGGGACGCTCCGTCTCCTCGTGGCGGCGCTGCTGACCATGGCGGTGAGCTTCCTCGGCTTTCATGCCGCCCGGGAGTTCTGGGTCTGGTTCCCGCTGCGGTTCCTGTTCCACGGTGCGATCGGGGTCGCGTTTGTGATGTCCGAGTTCTGGATCTCCTCGCTCGCCCCGCCGGAGCGGCGCGGGCTGGTGATGGGGATCTACGCGACCGTGCTGTCGCTCGGCTTCGCGGTCGGGCCGCTCCTGCTCGCGTCGGTAGGCAGCCAGGGATTCGCGCCCTTCGCCATCGGGGCCGCCGTGATGGCCTCGGCGATCGGTCCCGCCCTCATGGCGCGCGGCGAGCCGCCGCCCTTGCACGGCAGCGACGGCCGGCGCTCCGTCCTCGGCTTCGTCCGGGCGGTGCCGGCCGCGATGCTGGCTGTGCTCGCGTTCGGGGCGGTGGAATCCGGCGCCATGGCGATCCTGCCGGTCTACGGCCTGAGGCTCGGGCACAGCGAGGCCGACGCGGCGCTGATGGTGACGGCCGCGGCGCTGGGCAACGTCGCCCTGCAGGTGCCGCTCGGCCTCCTCGCCGACCGGGTCGACCGGCCGCGGCTGCTGGTCACCTGCGCGCTCGTCGGCGTCGCCGGGGCGCTCGCGCTGCCGGCGGCGTCGGTCCGCTTCGAGGCCTTGCTGGCGGTTCTGTTCGTCTGGGGCGGGGTCACGGCGGGGCTCTACACGGTGGGCATCACGCATCTCGGCAACCGGTATTCCGGGGCCGATCTCGCGGCCGCGAACGCCACCTTCGTGATGATGTACGCGGTCGGCATGATGGCCGGGCCGCCTTCCATCGGCATCGGCCTCGATGCCCACCCGCCGCACGGCGCGGCCTATGTGATCGCGCTCCTGTTCGCCGCCTATGTGGGCGCGGTGGCCTTCATCGGACCGCGGCGGAAACCTTGA
- a CDS encoding NUDIX hydrolase has protein sequence MTEKTQETGRLSEAVQRLNTADRVFVANNLRPKDAATLLILDRAAGGPVRVLMGRRHMRHKFFPGAYVFPGGRVDPMDSRTPLADDFDPLTRDKLAAALKGPKTAARVRAFGVAAIRETYEEAGFLIGRRPEGGVPALKGELAAFSERGLLPGLGALRFVARAITPPRRPRRFDTRFLACFAGDVADRTADGLGPSGELEDVAWLTFEEAKKTEIPPITVTILDEIAHRLESDPGLDPTGAVPFYYWLGKGFRRVLI, from the coding sequence ATGACCGAGAAGACCCAGGAGACCGGGCGGCTGTCGGAGGCCGTCCAGAGGCTCAACACCGCCGACCGGGTGTTCGTCGCCAACAACCTTCGTCCGAAGGATGCGGCGACGCTGCTGATCCTCGACCGGGCCGCCGGCGGGCCGGTGCGCGTGCTGATGGGCCGGCGGCACATGCGGCACAAGTTCTTCCCCGGCGCCTACGTGTTCCCGGGCGGGCGCGTCGACCCGATGGACAGCCGCACGCCGCTCGCAGACGACTTCGACCCGCTCACGCGGGACAAGCTCGCCGCGGCGCTGAAGGGGCCGAAGACGGCGGCTCGGGTGCGCGCCTTCGGGGTCGCGGCGATCCGGGAGACCTACGAGGAGGCCGGCTTCCTGATCGGGCGCAGGCCGGAGGGCGGCGTGCCGGCGCTCAAGGGCGAGCTCGCCGCCTTCTCGGAGCGCGGACTCCTGCCGGGGCTCGGGGCGCTGCGGTTCGTGGCCCGGGCGATCACGCCGCCGCGCCGGCCGCGCCGGTTCGACACGCGATTCCTCGCCTGTTTCGCGGGAGACGTGGCGGACCGGACGGCGGACGGGCTAGGCCCGTCCGGGGAGCTCGAGGACGTCGCCTGGCTGACCTTCGAGGAGGCCAAGAAGACCGAGATCCCGCCGATCACCGTCACGATCCTGGACGAGATCGCGCATCGCCTGGAGTCCGACCCCGGGCTCGATCCCACCGGAGCCGTGCCCTTCTACTACTGGCTCGGCAAGGGCTTCCGGCGCGTGCTGATCTGA
- a CDS encoding DUF983 domain-containing protein, producing the protein MSVKYGDETAALAAALPERSVGTAMKRGAIGRCPSCGEGHLFNGYTKVVDHCEVCGEALHHHRADDFPPYATIFIVGHVVIPAMYFVEKTWRPDLWIHAALWLPLTLVLSIALLRPIKGAIVGLQWALRMHGFNPAGDDEALPEPRPAEVRIEGRL; encoded by the coding sequence ATGTCGGTGAAATACGGCGACGAGACCGCGGCCCTGGCCGCAGCCCTGCCGGAGCGGTCGGTCGGGACCGCCATGAAGCGCGGCGCGATCGGACGCTGCCCGAGCTGCGGCGAGGGCCATCTCTTCAACGGCTACACGAAGGTCGTCGACCATTGCGAGGTCTGCGGCGAGGCGCTGCACCACCACCGGGCGGACGACTTCCCGCCCTATGCGACGATCTTCATCGTCGGCCATGTGGTGATCCCCGCCATGTATTTCGTGGAGAAGACCTGGCGGCCGGACCTGTGGATCCATGCGGCGCTGTGGCTGCCGCTGACGCTCGTCCTTTCGATCGCGCTGCTCCGGCCGATCAAGGGCGCTATCGTGGGACTGCAATGGGCCTTGCGCATGCACGGCTTCAACCCCGCGGGGGACGACGAGGCTCTGCCGGAACCGCGTCCCGCGGAGGTCCGCATCGAAGGACGTCTATGA